The following are encoded together in the Triticum dicoccoides isolate Atlit2015 ecotype Zavitan chromosome 6B, WEW_v2.0, whole genome shotgun sequence genome:
- the LOC119323849 gene encoding RNA-binding protein cabeza-like isoform X1, which yields MNRKPGDWDCRSCQHLNFSRRDLCQRCGEPRSAADRGSVGGALGGDYANFGGRGVGGSSFGTGFGAGSDVRPGDWYCTCGAHNFASRSSCFKCAAFKEEAAVNGGAGGFDGDMSRSRGFGFGAVGGMGAGAAGGRASRPGWKSGDWICTRSGCNEHNFASRQECFRCNAPRDSGSATPYENFLH from the exons atgaacaGGAAGCCAGGAGACTGGGACTGCAGGTCCTGCCAGCACCTCAACTTCAGTCGCCGGGACCTATGCCAGCGCTGCGGCGAGCCACGCAGTGCCGCTGACCGTGGCAGCGTCGGTGGCGCTCTTGGTGGTGACTACGCCAACTTTGGCGGCCGTGGCGTGGGTGGTTCCTCCTTTGGTACCGGCTTTGGTGCCGGCTCTGACGTCCGCCCGGGCGACTGGTACTGCACCTGCGGGGCGCACAACTTCGCCAGCCGCTCCAGCTGCTTCAAGTGTGCTGCCTTCAAGGAGGAAGCTGCCGTCAATGGTGGCGCTGGTGGCTTTGATGGTGACATGTCACGCTCAAGGGGCTTCGGCTTCGGCGCTGTCGGTGGCATGGGAGCCGGCGCGGCCGGTGGTCGTGCCAGCCGCCCTGGCTGGAAGTCTGGCGACTGGATTTGCACCAG GTCTGGATGCAACGAGCACAACTTCGCCAGCAGGCAGGAGTGCTTCAGGTGCAACGCACCGAGGGACTCCGGTAGCGCCACGCCATACGAAAATTTCTT GCACTGA
- the LOC119323849 gene encoding RNA-binding protein cabeza-like isoform X2, with protein sequence MNRKPGDWDCRSCQHLNFSRRDLCQRCGEPRSAADRGSVGGALGGDYANFGGRGVGGSSFGTGFGAGSDVRPGDWYCTCGAHNFASRSSCFKCAAFKEEAAVNGGAGGFDGDMSRSRGFGFGAVGGMGAGAAGGRASRPGWKSGDWICTRSGCNEHNFASRQECFRCNAPRDSGTEV encoded by the exons atgaacaGGAAGCCAGGAGACTGGGACTGCAGGTCCTGCCAGCACCTCAACTTCAGTCGCCGGGACCTATGCCAGCGCTGCGGCGAGCCACGCAGTGCCGCTGACCGTGGCAGCGTCGGTGGCGCTCTTGGTGGTGACTACGCCAACTTTGGCGGCCGTGGCGTGGGTGGTTCCTCCTTTGGTACCGGCTTTGGTGCCGGCTCTGACGTCCGCCCGGGCGACTGGTACTGCACCTGCGGGGCGCACAACTTCGCCAGCCGCTCCAGCTGCTTCAAGTGTGCTGCCTTCAAGGAGGAAGCTGCCGTCAATGGTGGCGCTGGTGGCTTTGATGGTGACATGTCACGCTCAAGGGGCTTCGGCTTCGGCGCTGTCGGTGGCATGGGAGCCGGCGCGGCCGGTGGTCGTGCCAGCCGCCCTGGCTGGAAGTCTGGCGACTGGATTTGCACCAG GTCTGGATGCAACGAGCACAACTTCGCCAGCAGGCAGGAGTGCTTCAGGTGCAACGCACCGAGGGACTCCG GCACTGAGGTGTAG